DNA from Spirosoma oryzicola:
TCTACCTATGGTCATGTATGGACATTGGCCGAGGCTGTTGCCGAAGGGGCTAGCCAAATTGAGAACAATGAGGTAGTTGTCAAACGCGTACCCGAAACACTACCTACCGAAATACTTGATAAAATAGGGGCTACGGATGCTCAAAAGGCTTTCGCTCATGTACCCATCGTCACACCCGCCGAACTAGTTGAATATGACGCCATCCTGTTTGGCACACCAACGCGTTATGGTAACCTCTGCGGCCAAATGCAAGCCTTTATGGACAGTACGGGTAGTCTGTGGGCCACAGGAGCGCTTGTGGGCAAGGTAGGCGGGGCGTTTGTAAGCACGGCTACCCAGCACGGGGGCCAAGAGGAAACTATTCGCGCCTTCCATACCGAGTTGCTGCACCACGGCTTTGTGATTGTGGGTTTGCCCTACGCTTGGCAGGGCCAGATGGGACACACAGAGGTAACCGGTGGCACGCCATATGGAGCAAGCACGGTAGCGGGCGGCCAGGGCGAACGCCAGCCCAGCGCCAACGAGTTGGAAGGGGCTCGTTTCCAGGGTCGACACACAGCCGAGATTGCCCGTAAGCTGGCTCTTAAGTAGCCCGCTGAGCTATGGTCACAATGAAGCCTATCTGCCTCCCAGATAGGCTTCATTGTGACCATAGCCACTGTCAATCGGACGTAGACCATTGTTAGTAGCCTTCATAAGCATTTAGCCATTAAGGTAACTGACCTATCAAATGGCCTTATATAAGTTAGTTGCTATTAACTAACATGTTACGGAAGGAACTGTTTATCACGTTCTAACTTTACTTCTTTAAAAGGAAATCGGCCTAAAAGTCTGGTACTTTACTTCGATAAATAGCTGAGGCAACAAACTCAACAGGATAGTTCAGTTTGATAATTTCAACCCAAATAGGTGCCTTACTCAAGATCAACAAGCAATTACTAGCTTTTCAACCTACTTCCTTGCTGCGACCCGCAATCGATGAGCAGCGTGCTTAATTTTTGATGTAGGACAAAAGCCTGTGTCCCATTAGCAAAGCATCCATATAGCCTACCCAACAGTTCGGCCTTCAGGTGTGATGTGTAGATGTAGTCATCGTTATGATCTGAATTTCCATGCACCAGCATCAAACGATAGATACGCGCTCCTACCTTGGGAATTAACCCCTTCTGGTAAGGCAATTAGAACAGCCATCGCTTGTTCTCAACGGTGCTCGTCCGTTTAAAGTAGTAAATGGTCTGAATTCGATACGGTTAAGTTTGGCAACTACCGAACGACTATTGCTGCTGGAGCGAATCAGCCAGCGATAAAAGCAACTATTATCACTTTTTACAATGAACTGGTAGCTTCTTACTTCTCTTTGGCTGTCCTGAATAGAGGGCATAATATATGTCAAATTTGGTTAATAGTATGCGGTATCAAACCGAGGATATTTATATCAAATTATCAGAACAGGTATTTTTACGGGTATAAGCGCGCGTACTAAACTCTTTCTTTGCCAAGCACAACAAAAAAGCGCTATACAAATCAATGGAGAATCAAGACAACTTAGATTTAGTGCCCTACGCTGTTCCACTTTTAACCGCTCAGGATTGGGTTACAAACTGGATTGATCCTAAAGGGGAAGATCAATCAGACTCGACTCCCCCTACTGCAATGCGCGCTTTTTTGGTCAGACGAGCCGAAATTGTTGAACTCCTGAATCAACTGGATACCGAATTTATCCGTATGTATATTGGCAAAAAGCCCATTGAAGAACCGACAACGGGTGGTAAGCGTACTCGCCCCTGCTTGTTGCTGGTATCGGCAGCTTATCGTCGAGATATCGACCCAGATAGCGGAAAGGACCCGGATACCGTTATTGATCTGATTGGACACATGGACATCAATGATACCAACCCGGCTGATCTATCGAAACCGAATTACAATGTATTCGATTTCACCCATGTCTGTCCCCCGCAGTGCGACGAAGAAAGTCCATTATTTATTGCTAGCGATCAGCCGTGTGATTGTTAGTTATATGATACGTTAGCCAGTCTTGATTATATGATCGGTCGTTTTTTGCATTGGATGCTTTTGAATGGGTCTTATGTGATGATCATTTCCCTGGGCGTCGCTGTTGTACGCCGTAGGTTTTTACAGGCTGAGCTAAGGTATATCGTTGATTTTTTGCTACTTAGTCTAGTGGGTGAGGTCGTATCGCTCATTCTCTCTAAGTTGCACATACCCAACCTTTTCCTTTTGCATATCTACACGCTGATTGAATTTAATATTATTGCTTTATTTTATCGACGCTTTTTTTCGAACTTCTATCCTAAGTG
Protein-coding regions in this window:
- the wrbA gene encoding NAD(P)H:quinone oxidoreductase — translated: MKTLVVFYSTYGHVWTLAEAVAEGASQIENNEVVVKRVPETLPTEILDKIGATDAQKAFAHVPIVTPAELVEYDAILFGTPTRYGNLCGQMQAFMDSTGSLWATGALVGKVGGAFVSTATQHGGQEETIRAFHTELLHHGFVIVGLPYAWQGQMGHTEVTGGTPYGASTVAGGQGERQPSANELEGARFQGRHTAEIARKLALK